A genome region from Colwellia sp. Arc7-D includes the following:
- a CDS encoding copper chaperone PCu(A)C, whose translation MRNIFLPVISWLILLNISLSNEVFANEVNEISVEDGYVRESISGTSISSAYMTIKNLSSTDTRLVSASSEVSERIEIHQHTMVDGLMRMRQRDYVDILANNSTVFQPSGFHLMIFNLKEPLKAKEKVIITLHFDNQSSLEVNYTVQGLKQKKHHHH comes from the coding sequence ATGAGGAATATATTTTTACCAGTAATATCATGGTTAATTTTATTGAATATTTCGTTATCCAACGAAGTGTTCGCTAATGAGGTTAATGAGATATCAGTTGAAGATGGGTATGTGAGGGAGAGTATTTCCGGCACGTCTATTTCTTCAGCTTATATGACAATAAAAAACTTATCATCAACAGATACTCGTCTTGTTTCTGCATCAAGCGAAGTGAGCGAGCGTATTGAAATTCATCAGCATACTATGGTTGATGGCTTAATGCGTATGCGCCAACGTGATTATGTAGACATTTTAGCTAACAATAGTACTGTTTTTCAGCCTTCAGGTTTTCATTTAATGATTTTTAATTTAAAAGAGCCTCTAAAAGCAAAAGAAAAAGTTATTATTACCCTGCATTTTGACAATCAATCTAGCCTCGAAGTAAATTATACTGTTCAAGGTCTTAAGCAGAAAAAACACCATCACCATTAG
- a CDS encoding sulfurtransferase — protein MTYFQQLISCVDLHAILGSENLVILDASIPPVGNMEAPENSWPEYRIPSARRFDLNKDFSDPISTLPHTMPTSEHFEQAAKALGINQQSQIVVYDDLGLFSAARAWYMFRAMGHKNIAVLDGGLPYWLKLKKPIDERSNFIDDTPKVVAGNFVAKAQVDFFCNWQDVEAQTRSQVNLILDARANRRFTGADAEPRSGVRSGHMPNAKNLPYNDLLTHGRLKSPDELAEIFTDINTDKKAMIMTCGSGVTACVLALAADIVNIKDVRVYDGSWSEWGSLTHTEVVTST, from the coding sequence ATGACGTATTTTCAGCAATTGATTTCCTGCGTAGATTTACACGCTATACTTGGTAGTGAAAACCTAGTGATCCTCGATGCTAGTATTCCTCCAGTGGGTAACATGGAAGCACCAGAAAATAGTTGGCCAGAATACCGTATTCCAAGTGCTCGTCGCTTCGACTTAAATAAAGACTTCTCTGATCCTATTAGTACACTTCCACATACCATGCCAACCTCAGAACATTTTGAACAAGCTGCGAAAGCATTAGGTATTAATCAGCAAAGCCAAATTGTGGTTTACGATGATTTGGGCTTATTTTCAGCCGCGCGCGCTTGGTATATGTTTAGGGCAATGGGACATAAAAATATCGCTGTTTTGGATGGTGGTTTGCCATATTGGCTTAAACTTAAAAAGCCCATTGATGAACGTTCCAATTTTATTGATGATACTCCCAAGGTAGTGGCTGGAAACTTTGTGGCTAAAGCGCAGGTTGATTTTTTTTGTAACTGGCAAGACGTTGAAGCGCAAACTCGCTCTCAAGTTAACCTGATACTCGACGCACGTGCAAACCGTAGATTTACAGGAGCAGATGCAGAGCCTCGATCAGGAGTTCGAAGTGGCCATATGCCGAACGCAAAAAACTTACCTTACAATGACTTATTAACGCATGGCCGGTTAAAATCACCTGATGAATTAGCAGAAATATTTACTGATATTAATACTGATAAAAAAGCCATGATAATGACTTGTGGTTCTGGCGTTACGGCTTGTGTGTTGGCTTTGGCGGCAGATATTGTCAACATTAAAGACGTTAGGGTTTACGACGGTTCATGGAGTGAATGGGGATCATTAACTCATACCGAAGTTGTAACCTCTACTTGA
- a CDS encoding PspC domain-containing protein — protein sequence MSYDREYSVHKTLTKDLTHKKLSGVCGGLARHYNLPRLAVRVGAIVALLMFPAATGVAYIVATLLIPNKV from the coding sequence ATGAGTTACGACCGAGAATATTCAGTTCACAAAACCTTAACAAAAGATCTAACGCATAAAAAGTTATCAGGTGTTTGCGGTGGGTTAGCGAGGCATTATAACCTACCTCGTTTAGCGGTAAGGGTAGGTGCTATCGTTGCGTTATTAATGTTTCCAGCTGCCACAGGCGTAGCATATATAGTGGCAACATTATTAATACCTAACAAGGTTTAA
- a CDS encoding DUF2333 family protein gives MKVNISTKAVISGFLALFFLLYLLGVYWSFEPEQFDIRAEVTKAATADGVTPVVGYTTTTTLIRVTETLLNKPGGYLANDALPPSVFLDNIPAWEFGALEMIRDMALVMRQEFSRSQSQSAENKNLKVAQPQFNIDHTSWAIPSAEGEYQKAINELYAYRKALSQVNNQSAQFYARSDNLRGWIQEATKRLGSYSQRLSASVGREQINVDLAGDRVAKQSTLGSASMQLKTSWWDIDNEFYEARGACWALLHFLKAIEIDFKDVLEQKNAKVSVQQIIRELEASQESMWSPMVLNGDGFGILANHSLVMANYISRANAALIDLNDLLSQG, from the coding sequence ATGAAAGTTAATATCTCGACAAAAGCTGTCATTTCAGGATTTTTAGCATTATTTTTTTTGCTGTATCTACTTGGCGTTTATTGGAGCTTTGAGCCTGAACAATTCGATATTCGTGCGGAGGTTACTAAAGCAGCGACTGCCGACGGTGTTACCCCTGTTGTAGGCTATACTACAACTACAACACTTATTCGCGTCACTGAAACCTTGTTAAATAAGCCTGGTGGTTACTTGGCTAATGACGCACTTCCCCCTTCAGTATTTTTAGATAATATTCCAGCGTGGGAGTTTGGTGCACTGGAAATGATAAGAGATATGGCGCTTGTAATGCGTCAAGAGTTTAGCCGTTCACAGTCTCAATCAGCAGAAAATAAAAATTTAAAAGTAGCACAACCACAATTCAATATTGATCATACAAGTTGGGCTATTCCAAGTGCTGAAGGTGAATACCAAAAAGCAATTAATGAGCTATACGCATACAGAAAAGCCTTATCTCAAGTTAACAATCAATCGGCTCAGTTTTACGCGCGTTCTGATAACTTGCGCGGCTGGATACAAGAAGCAACAAAGCGTTTAGGAAGTTATTCTCAACGTTTAAGTGCAAGTGTTGGTCGAGAACAAATTAATGTTGACCTCGCTGGCGATAGAGTCGCGAAACAATCAACATTAGGCTCAGCCAGTATGCAGTTGAAAACAAGTTGGTGGGATATTGATAATGAGTTTTACGAAGCACGAGGCGCTTGTTGGGCCTTGTTACATTTTTTAAAAGCCATAGAAATTGACTTTAAAGATGTACTCGAGCAGAAAAATGCCAAAGTTAGTGTTCAACAAATTATTCGCGAGCTTGAAGCAAGCCAAGAGTCAATGTGGAGTCCAATGGTTTTAAATGGCGATGGTTTTGGCATACTTGCAAATCATTCTTTGGTAATGGCTAATTATATATCACGTGCGAATGCGGCACTGATTGATTTAAATGACTTATTGAGTCAAGGGTAA
- the hslR gene encoding ribosome-associated heat shock protein Hsp15 — translation MNKPHDNDALSNQSTRLDKWLWAARFYKTRAIAKQMIDGGKVFYNGQRSKSGKAVVLGDRITIRQGFEEKHVIVIALTDKRRDATFAQTLYQETTESIETREKNNLARKQGILLSPASDTKPDKKQRRQIRHLKERI, via the coding sequence ATGAATAAACCTCATGATAATGATGCACTAAGTAATCAGTCCACCCGTTTAGACAAGTGGTTATGGGCGGCGCGCTTTTATAAAACACGAGCCATTGCAAAGCAGATGATTGATGGCGGCAAAGTGTTTTATAATGGTCAGCGTAGCAAGTCTGGTAAAGCCGTAGTTTTAGGTGATCGCATTACTATAAGACAAGGTTTTGAAGAAAAGCATGTCATTGTTATCGCGTTGACTGATAAACGCCGTGATGCAACTTTTGCACAAACACTTTACCAAGAAACAACTGAAAGCATTGAAACGCGCGAAAAAAATAATTTAGCTCGCAAGCAAGGCATTCTGCTTAGCCCCGCCAGCGATACTAAACCCGATAAGAAACAACGTCGACAAATTCGACATTTAAAAGAAAGGATATAA
- the pspA gene encoding phage shock protein PspA: MGMFSRFTDIINANINAMLDKAEEPEKMIKLIINEMEETLVEVRSAAAKYIAEKKTVMRSIHEMECRANSWKTKAELALSKGREDLAKSALIEKQSCTQKLAEFNEELVQIDEYLSAVQQDSQRLQDKLTEAKRKQEAFAIRQQSAEVRLKVREKAVIHNIDEAINKFERYQQKIDRVEAEVEAYDMTSSNDLNSQFRELENDENIEQELEQLKQKVANG; this comes from the coding sequence ATGGGTATGTTTTCAAGGTTTACAGACATTATTAACGCCAACATTAATGCAATGTTAGATAAAGCAGAAGAGCCAGAAAAAATGATCAAGTTGATCATTAATGAAATGGAAGAAACTTTGGTTGAGGTGCGCTCAGCAGCGGCCAAGTATATTGCAGAAAAGAAAACGGTCATGCGCAGTATTCACGAAATGGAGTGTCGTGCTAATAGCTGGAAAACAAAAGCAGAATTGGCGTTAAGTAAGGGGCGTGAAGACTTAGCTAAGTCAGCGTTGATTGAAAAGCAAAGTTGTACACAAAAACTAGCCGAATTTAATGAAGAGTTAGTGCAAATTGATGAGTACTTATCTGCAGTGCAACAAGATAGCCAACGTTTGCAAGATAAGTTGACGGAGGCAAAGCGCAAGCAAGAAGCATTTGCTATTCGCCAGCAATCTGCAGAAGTACGCTTAAAAGTGCGTGAAAAAGCGGTTATTCATAATATTGATGAAGCGATTAATAAATTTGAACGTTACCAGCAAAAAATTGACCGTGTTGAAGCCGAGGTTGAAGCTTACGATATGACTTCGTCAAATGATTTAAATAGTCAATTTCGTGAGCTAGAAAATGATGAAAACATAGAGCAAGAGCTTGAACAATTAAAGCAGAAAGTTGCTAACGGTTAA
- a CDS encoding S8 family serine peptidase, with protein sequence MRNKVALAVSTALMSISMSSVAELNVTVAKPAVTPEQIQNIDSKSAVKTHAVKRNSVFTPEADLDNNTYRYMVRLAESPVALYQGSIAGLKATSPEQTAGKSRKLDVKANHVKAYRSFLTKRQDSVIAQANKVISNLNVKQRTTLAYNGLVIEMTQAQAMTLAKVPGVAHIKREKLRYVQTDTGPGYIKANTIWDGSANGTSAMGEGMIVGIIDTGINTDHPSFADIGGDDYDHTNPDGAGVYSGDCATAEFASLCNDKLIGVHSYPVITDRYAEFNEEVPSNGEDHDGHGSHTASTTAGNILLNQDVTNVEGEATGVVFEKMSGVAPHANIISYQVCLPGDSGTNFSGCFPSLTVLAVEHAIEAGVDAINYSIGGGTSDPWNDADSLSYLAARKAGIHVATSAGNDGPGPGTVGSPGDAPWITTVAAYTHNRSLGIKSVDFTGGDSELASFDGQAITGGLEGNVVFAGDFTNSNDPDGDPAQCLQPFPAETFAADTIVVCDRGAIARVDKGRHVRDGGAAGLILANLQGGASSVVADAHVIPSIHVNADDGDMIRSWLETGTGHMATIGTSTLSYASEAEDTGETQVGRIAADFTSRGPNVSVPDVIVPSIAAPGVSIYAAFSDDQPVGFKAAPAPNDFGFLSGTSMASPHMAGALTLLASIHPDWSPAEAQSALMMTANQDTKKDDAVTASDFFDMGAGFADLEAAAAAGLVMDESFANYMKANPGVGGVPSQMNLASMANSKCVDTCSWTRTVTATKDGSWTASSASITEQLAITVTPATFELAAGETQELTITADATAAELASGWSFANVVLTAEGMPTAKLPVAVKVSGNNLPDTLTVTAHRSTGSMTYTGYKANALTDIEVGVFDQRSLLLPAIDLAVPDQALDFAFLTFDETVPNVVFSISSSTAPDVDLRILDSSFANIGSSAGADSNESVAFVNLPAGSYYIVVDGYTASAPGATDAVSLEVSSILTDAASASEYLSAAVIEGEDDFSVTVSWSDDVSTSAILELRSGDGSASQQIPLNFTRGEDDVVEMVSSDLVDGNQAMTPGIAQAVSFDIAPNFTNEDKVYTLTAEVTEGQEIANVNNNGEVSGNLVTWTITREVGASAEVLPVGFDLIPRQASTGNELTLTNTLGDSTVTSTYSFGVVEVAPVAVISGLNTTTEGSSLTVNATNSTDANADALTYAWVQLSGTPVSYNPSASSFSFNAPKVDKDETISFQLTVDDGNGNTNTTVASASIVNKKESGSFGWLMLLLTPMLFTRRKKV encoded by the coding sequence GTGAGAAATAAAGTCGCATTGGCTGTATCAACAGCCCTAATGTCAATATCGATGAGTTCAGTCGCTGAACTCAATGTAACAGTTGCCAAACCGGCAGTTACACCAGAACAAATTCAAAATATCGACTCAAAATCAGCTGTCAAAACACACGCAGTAAAACGCAACTCTGTTTTTACACCTGAAGCTGATCTGGATAATAATACTTACCGTTATATGGTTCGTTTAGCAGAAAGTCCTGTTGCATTATATCAAGGTAGCATTGCTGGTCTTAAAGCTACTAGTCCTGAGCAAACCGCTGGTAAAAGTCGTAAACTAGATGTTAAAGCAAATCATGTAAAAGCTTACCGTTCTTTTTTAACAAAACGCCAAGACTCTGTCATTGCCCAAGCCAATAAAGTTATTAGTAACTTAAATGTTAAGCAACGTACAACATTAGCTTATAACGGTTTGGTCATTGAAATGACTCAGGCACAAGCAATGACACTTGCGAAAGTACCTGGCGTTGCTCATATTAAGCGTGAAAAATTACGCTACGTACAAACCGATACAGGACCTGGCTATATTAAAGCCAACACAATATGGGACGGCAGTGCAAATGGCACTAGTGCCATGGGTGAAGGCATGATAGTGGGTATTATTGATACTGGTATTAATACTGACCACCCTTCGTTTGCTGATATTGGTGGTGATGACTATGATCATACCAACCCAGATGGAGCAGGTGTTTATAGTGGTGATTGTGCAACTGCAGAATTCGCTTCTCTTTGTAACGACAAACTTATTGGTGTTCATAGCTATCCCGTAATAACAGATCGTTATGCTGAATTTAATGAAGAAGTTCCTAGCAACGGGGAAGATCATGACGGACATGGTTCACATACGGCTAGTACTACTGCAGGTAATATTTTACTAAACCAAGACGTTACTAACGTTGAAGGAGAAGCAACAGGTGTAGTATTTGAAAAAATGTCTGGTGTCGCTCCACACGCTAATATTATTTCTTATCAAGTTTGTTTACCTGGCGACTCCGGAACAAATTTTAGTGGCTGTTTCCCTTCTCTTACCGTATTAGCAGTTGAACACGCGATTGAAGCAGGTGTTGATGCTATCAACTATTCTATAGGTGGAGGCACAAGTGATCCGTGGAATGACGCTGATTCGTTATCATATTTGGCAGCTCGAAAAGCCGGTATTCATGTCGCCACATCAGCAGGTAACGATGGTCCAGGTCCTGGTACTGTTGGTTCACCAGGCGATGCGCCATGGATTACTACTGTGGCAGCGTATACACACAATCGTAGTTTAGGTATAAAATCTGTTGATTTTACTGGTGGTGATAGTGAATTGGCATCATTTGACGGTCAAGCTATAACTGGTGGCTTGGAAGGTAACGTTGTCTTCGCTGGCGACTTTACTAACAGCAATGATCCAGATGGCGATCCTGCACAATGTTTACAACCTTTCCCTGCTGAGACATTCGCCGCAGATACGATAGTGGTATGTGACCGTGGTGCGATTGCTCGTGTTGATAAAGGTCGTCATGTTCGTGACGGTGGTGCGGCTGGCTTAATTTTAGCAAACCTTCAAGGTGGTGCTAGTTCTGTTGTTGCTGACGCTCATGTTATCCCATCAATTCATGTAAATGCTGATGATGGCGATATGATTCGCTCATGGTTAGAAACTGGCACTGGTCATATGGCGACCATCGGCACAAGTACATTATCATATGCTTCAGAAGCTGAAGATACAGGCGAAACACAAGTTGGCCGTATTGCTGCTGACTTTACTTCTCGTGGTCCTAACGTATCTGTTCCAGATGTTATAGTACCGTCTATTGCAGCTCCTGGCGTTAGTATTTATGCCGCTTTTTCAGACGATCAACCAGTTGGATTTAAGGCTGCACCTGCGCCAAATGACTTTGGTTTCTTATCTGGCACATCAATGGCAAGTCCTCACATGGCAGGGGCATTAACGTTATTAGCAAGTATTCACCCAGATTGGTCACCCGCTGAAGCTCAATCGGCATTAATGATGACCGCAAACCAAGATACTAAAAAAGACGATGCTGTAACTGCCTCTGACTTTTTTGATATGGGTGCCGGCTTTGCCGACCTAGAAGCTGCCGCAGCGGCAGGTCTTGTCATGGATGAAAGCTTTGCTAACTACATGAAAGCCAATCCAGGTGTAGGTGGTGTTCCTTCACAAATGAACTTAGCTAGCATGGCTAATTCAAAATGTGTTGATACTTGTTCTTGGACTCGTACGGTTACAGCAACTAAAGATGGTAGCTGGACTGCTAGCTCAGCAAGTATTACTGAACAATTAGCGATTACTGTAACACCAGCAACCTTTGAATTAGCTGCAGGGGAAACTCAAGAGCTAACAATTACCGCAGATGCAACAGCTGCTGAACTAGCATCTGGTTGGAGTTTTGCAAACGTTGTATTGACCGCAGAAGGCATGCCTACTGCGAAATTACCTGTTGCAGTTAAAGTCAGTGGTAATAACTTACCTGACACATTAACAGTGACAGCTCATCGTTCAACAGGTTCTATGACTTACACTGGTTATAAAGCAAACGCTCTAACGGATATTGAAGTAGGCGTTTTCGATCAACGCTCTCTACTACTTCCGGCGATAGATCTTGCTGTTCCTGATCAAGCACTTGATTTTGCTTTCTTAACATTTGATGAAACAGTGCCAAATGTTGTCTTTAGTATATCTTCATCAACTGCTCCAGACGTTGATTTACGTATATTGGATAGTTCGTTTGCCAATATAGGTAGCAGTGCCGGTGCGGATTCTAATGAGTCAGTGGCATTTGTAAATCTACCAGCAGGCTCATACTACATTGTAGTTGACGGTTACACGGCTTCTGCACCTGGTGCGACCGATGCTGTAAGTTTAGAAGTATCGTCAATTTTAACTGATGCTGCTTCTGCAAGTGAGTATTTATCAGCAGCAGTAATTGAAGGCGAAGATGACTTTAGCGTTACCGTTTCATGGTCTGACGATGTTTCTACCAGTGCAATCCTTGAATTAAGATCAGGTGATGGTTCAGCTTCTCAACAAATACCACTTAACTTTACCCGTGGTGAAGATGATGTAGTAGAGATGGTTTCTTCAGACTTAGTTGATGGCAACCAAGCAATGACACCTGGTATTGCTCAAGCAGTAAGTTTTGACATTGCCCCTAACTTCACCAACGAAGATAAAGTATATACTTTAACGGCTGAAGTTACTGAAGGACAAGAAATAGCAAATGTTAACAACAATGGTGAAGTATCAGGTAACTTGGTTACTTGGACTATCACACGTGAAGTTGGTGCATCAGCTGAAGTACTTCCTGTTGGCTTTGACTTAATTCCTCGCCAAGCAAGCACTGGTAATGAACTAACACTGACTAATACGTTAGGTGACAGCACAGTTACTTCAACATATAGCTTTGGTGTTGTTGAAGTAGCACCGGTAGCTGTAATCTCAGGTCTTAATACTACAACTGAAGGAAGTTCATTAACTGTTAATGCTACTAACTCTACTGATGCAAATGCTGATGCCCTAACTTATGCATGGGTACAACTTTCTGGTACGCCAGTTAGTTACAATCCTAGCGCTTCATCGTTTAGTTTTAATGCACCTAAAGTTGATAAAGACGAAACAATATCTTTCCAACTAACTGTTGATGATGGTAACGGTAATACAAACACTACTGTAGCTTCAGCTTCAATTGTTAATAAGAAAGAAAGTGGTTCATTTGGTTGGTTAATGTTGTTACTAACACCAATGTTATTTACACGTCGTAAAAAAGTGTAA
- the hslO gene encoding Hsp33 family molecular chaperone HslO produces MQKDILNRYLFDNLHARGELVNLSQTFQDIVALHDYPQGVKQLLGELVAATCLLTATLKFEGEIAVQLQGDGPIGYLAVNGNNHQEMRGIARMASETNATALKDLIGKGNMVITIRPTNGEPYQGVVALEQDTLAECLEHYFEVSEQIPTKIWLFTDEQTSQIAGTLIQLLPDSGDKEQQEADFEHLCQLTNTIKPEEIFSLASEDLLYRLYHQEEVRLFEPQAVSYKCSCSEDKCLSTISQIEPSELESIIAEQGSVSMTCDYCMTTYQFERPQLAQFINGTTH; encoded by the coding sequence ATGCAAAAAGATATTTTAAATCGCTATTTATTTGACAACCTACACGCGCGAGGAGAATTGGTAAACTTAAGCCAAACCTTCCAAGATATTGTTGCTTTACATGATTACCCGCAAGGTGTGAAGCAATTGCTCGGTGAGTTAGTCGCTGCCACTTGCCTATTAACCGCAACATTAAAGTTTGAAGGTGAAATTGCCGTACAACTTCAAGGTGACGGCCCAATAGGTTACTTAGCTGTAAACGGCAACAATCATCAAGAAATGCGTGGCATTGCCCGTATGGCGAGTGAAACCAATGCTACAGCCCTTAAAGATCTCATTGGCAAGGGCAATATGGTGATTACCATACGTCCAACTAACGGCGAACCTTATCAAGGTGTTGTTGCCCTTGAACAAGATACTTTAGCTGAATGCTTAGAGCATTATTTTGAGGTATCAGAGCAAATACCTACCAAGATATGGCTATTTACCGATGAGCAAACGTCACAAATTGCAGGTACATTAATTCAATTACTGCCTGACAGTGGCGATAAAGAGCAGCAAGAAGCCGATTTCGAACATTTATGCCAATTAACCAATACCATTAAACCTGAAGAAATATTTTCATTAGCTAGTGAAGACTTGCTATACCGATTGTATCATCAAGAAGAAGTAAGATTATTTGAACCACAAGCTGTTAGTTATAAATGTAGCTGCTCTGAAGATAAGTGCTTAAGTACTATTTCTCAAATTGAACCTAGTGAGTTGGAAAGTATCATTGCTGAACAAGGCAGTGTGTCGATGACCTGTGATTATTGCATGACTACTTATCAATTTGAACGACCTCAATTAGCTCAATTTATTAATGGTACAACACATTAA
- a CDS encoding TIGR04219 family outer membrane beta-barrel protein, whose product MKKIALAVTLASILSTNVQADALGIYLGGQIWDNQASGTFGDGSSQVDFNLADQTQNSFFIAFEHPVPLIPNIRIASTTLETEGSTTLNTEFEFDGQKFSENTNVNADFNISYVDYTLYYELFDNDLISFDFGLTGRDFDGDVTVSAQASQGSTSGRVSVTEIVPMLYARTNVGLPLTGLNLYAQGNFLSIDDHTLYDYEVGVSYELIDNLAVGVNINAGYRAVKLELEDLNDLYTNIEFDGVFLGTTIHF is encoded by the coding sequence ATGAAAAAAATAGCGCTAGCAGTAACTCTCGCATCGATTTTATCAACTAATGTTCAAGCGGATGCTTTAGGTATTTACTTGGGTGGACAAATTTGGGATAACCAAGCTTCAGGAACCTTTGGCGATGGTAGCTCTCAAGTTGATTTTAATTTAGCTGATCAAACACAAAACAGTTTTTTTATCGCGTTTGAGCACCCTGTACCATTAATTCCAAATATACGTATAGCTTCTACCACTTTAGAAACTGAAGGCAGTACAACACTAAACACTGAATTCGAATTTGACGGTCAAAAGTTTAGTGAAAATACTAATGTTAATGCTGACTTCAATATTAGTTATGTCGATTACACACTCTATTATGAGTTATTTGACAATGATCTAATTTCATTTGATTTTGGTTTAACCGGGCGTGATTTTGACGGCGATGTAACGGTATCAGCACAAGCAAGTCAAGGCTCTACGTCAGGTCGTGTATCAGTCACTGAAATTGTACCAATGTTGTACGCTAGAACTAATGTTGGCTTGCCTTTAACAGGCTTAAACCTTTACGCACAAGGTAATTTTCTATCAATTGATGACCATACACTTTACGACTATGAAGTTGGCGTAAGCTATGAGCTTATTGACAACCTTGCCGTAGGTGTAAATATTAATGCTGGCTACCGTGCAGTTAAGTTAGAGCTAGAAGACTTAAACGATCTATACACTAACATTGAATTTGATGGGGTATTTCTCGGTACTACTATTCACTTTTAA